TCTCTctgggacctcagtttccccatcgtAAAACTGAAGGACGAAGATAAGCGTCCTTCACTTAATGACATTCCGTGGGTCTATTATcatctttgaattttaaataaataaaaaaaaatttgtcttttgtctcttttagggccacacctttggcatatggaggttcccaggccaggggttaaatcagacctgtaggtgctggcctatgccagagccacagcaatgtggcatccgagccacatctgcgaactaccccacagctcactgcaacgctggatccttaacccactgaacaaggccggggatcgagcttgtgtcctcatgggtgctagtcagattcatttccactgagccatcacgggaacttctaaatagataaattaaaaaaaattttttactttgctgacatgtagttgatttatgatgtgttagtttctgctgtacagcaaagtaattccgTTACTCACATATATAgatgctttttcatattctttcccattacagtttaatcacagggtattgaatatagctccctgtgctatacagtaggacttgcTCTTTATCCGTCTTCTATAccatagtttgcacctgctaatcccaaactcccaatccttccgtCCTTTActgcctctcccccttggcaacctcaagtctgttctctgtatctgcgAGTCTGtatcatagatatgttcatttgtgccatattttagattccacatataactgatatcatactTTAGAAAGAGGaaggtatttgcctttctgtttctaaattacttcatttagtatgataatctctagattcatctgtgttgctgcaaatggcattctgaataaatttttaaaatcatctgggtttttttttttggtggtgttgtgggggggggggcgcacccgcagcatatggaggttcccaggctaggggtcaaatcggagctgcagccgctggcctgcaccacagccacagccacatgggatacTAGATGCCTTCGGGGATGctagacaggttcattaaccactgagccacagcggcaacACCCCCAGTTTCTCTTTGATGCTGTTCCCCCATGTCCCTTTCTTCACAAACTATTACCTTATAACTGCAACAGCCAAACCCAACCTTTAGCTTGTAAGCAAAGGAAGGTGGTGCGCTCCAAGGCATTGCTTATTCTACAAAAACGGAAAGCTGGGAAAATGGGAGGGCTGTCGGAGGGCTCATTGTTTTTGTTGGTGCGGGggtttttccccctttgtttaaataaataaaaaaatacatgaatgggATGAAGAATGAGGGGTGGGAAAAGGGCCCAGGAGTTGAGAAGACTTGAAAACTGTTCCACATAAATTCTcttggacagggagttcccgtcgtggctcagtggttaacgaatccgactaggaactgtgaaatttcggctttaatccctggcctcactcagtgggttaaggatccggtgttgctgtgagctgtggtgtaggtcgcagatgcggctcggatcccttgttgctgtggctctggcataggcttgggagctatagctccgattagacccctagcctgggaacctccatatgctgcgggagtggccctagaaaagacaaaaaaaaaaaaaaattctcttgctCTGTTCCAACTAGCTTCCTCCTTTTACCCATTTTCCCAACCTGCGAATCTTCACTCCCATTTTTATCTTTCAATTCTCATGATTCGCATTTTCTTCAGTTACAACCTATCTCTCCAGGCAAATCAAGCTTCAGTCCTGAATCTGGCTTCTAGTCACCATGCCCCAGCTCACTCAGCTCTCCCTCCTGTCCTGCCCTTCTGGGTTCTCatgcctggcttatttcattctTCCCCTTTACAAACTCATTCAGAAATCACCTTCATTGGCTGCTGCCTTTGAGCCCTCTGGTTTCTCGCTGGGGATTCATAGCTTTTGAAAATGATCAAGAttgttcttattcctttttttttttttgtccttttgccttttccagggccgcacccgtggcatatggaggttcccaggctaggggtccaattggagctgcagctgccagcctacgccagagccacagcaacgctggatccgagccgcatctgcgacctacaccacagctcatggcaatgccggatccttaacccactgagcaaggccagggatggaacccgcaacctcatggttcctagtcggattcgttaaccactgcgccacgacgggaactccaagattgttcTCATTCCTGATCCCAATGTTCTCTCTATGCAGCATTCTCTAGCTTTCTTCCAGCTCCCAAATACAATATGGTTCAAACTAAAGATGCTTCCTGTCCTGGTGGGTAAGGAtcttgggaaaggaaacagaaacgTCTGTTGGAAGGAAGGCTAAAAGCGGAGGCGGTTAAAGGGGAAGCTAAAGACTCCTGTcatgggggggggcgggggatgggagttcccattgtagcacagtggaagggcatcgactagtaaccatgaggttgcgggttcgatccctggccttgctcggagggttaaggatccggcattgccttgagctgtggtgtaggtcgcagacacggctcagatcccacattgctgtggctgtggtgtaggctggcagctgcagctctgattggacccctagcctgggaacctccatatgccacgggtgtggccctaaaaagcagtaaataaataaaataaaccctccCGCATTGTTCGATAAACCCCCTTTGTTAAACTTGCCTCACTTATCCAGTGTGCCCTCTGCTTTCTTCCGAGACGCTAACATAAgacagggagggaaaggaaaggaaaagaagataatTTACACCTTGAGTTTCTTAGAATCACAGACACATGGGTTTGCAACCTGGTTAGCTAGGTGATAAAGtgatttaacttttctgaattcGCTTTCCTAGACTTAACCACGGGGATGCTATCTACCTGGCAGGGttgggaaaagaatatatgtgaaaGCAATACCACGGTGCTAGGTGCTCAGTGCAGAAATTCAATTGTCACTCTGAGTGCATTTAATGCTGCAGAGAAAACAACTCAGGGAGGTGCTACGGGGAACTTATTTCCCGCgtcagatatttttatttgtttttttctcaggcTTGTCTTCTCACTGAACCCTCCATGAGCTGGGTTTGTGAGGAGGCAGGGGTATCTCAGCTaatggggaggggagtgggacgGACAGGGGACAGGCTGAGACGGGAATGACTCTCAGGAGACCTTGACCATGTCAAGGCCACTCGGGCTTCCACACTGAAAATATGAGAAGAGGCACACTGGTGAGTGGTTGAGCTTATGGGCTATATCTCCTCTTTTCCCATTGCTCCGCTAGGTCTGGCATATTCCTCCATCTCACGGGTCAGGGGCTACATGACAGCCCTCCTGCTCCTCTTCACTTCCAGAtaaccagttttttgttttggtttttgtttttttttgtttgtttgtttgtttttttggtctttttagggctgtcccatagcatatggaaattcccaggctaggggtcgaatcggagctgcagctgcctggcttacaccacagccacagcaactcgggatcccagccgcgtctgagacctaggctgcagctcacagcaacaccggatccttaatccactgatcgaggccagggatcaaaccagcatcttcatagatactagttgggttcttaacccgatgagccgcAATGGGAGCTCTCCTCAATCTGATCTGTTTCCATCATTCCAAGAGCCGTCATCTTCCTTGTCCTTCTACCCATGTCGTTGGCGTCATTAccttctcccctttcttcccCTAGTTCTGTTCATCATTCTGGCCTCACAGGCCTGCAGCTCAGCAAGTCTGCTGCTCACCTGTATCACCAACCTCTGGATCTCTGACTCATTTCCCTCCAAGGCTTCTGCAATCACATGCATGAACCCTGCACCCAGGAAGACGCCTGCAGAAGTGCAGCCCAGGAGACTGAGGATCCGGCGGTGACGACCTAATAAAAAGCAAGAATTACAATCCAGTTGGCAATGAGAAGACAGACAAAGGTGACTACACGGCCACAGGCAGCACCCAATGTCACAAGACTGGGGATGGTGAGAATCAGGGCAAGATATCAGGAGGGGGTGACAGGGCTGAAGTCAGACTTAGGTTATGGAGACAAAGCTGTcgcagggctgtacctgtgactgTCTCAGCCTGGGACCATCTGAAGCAGGTGGGAATAAGACCACAGACCAGACTGAGAACCAGCAGGGCAAACAGGCAGCCAATTTTTACTCTTAGTAGTGGCTCTATCCTTGGGGAACAGGGTAAGTAGGGGCCTCAGAATAACACATGGAGTGACAATCTTTGGAGCAAGAGTGGCATCGTGGGGGGTCAAAGCTGGAGTATCCACCTGCCCAAGTTTCAAGGAAACCCTTGGGATCCTGTTTCTATTCTGTGGTGCCTCTTCTTGTGCAGCCTTGTGTAGCTGACCCATCAAGGCCCAGCCCCAGCTTCCCGCCCTTCCCCTacacccaggcccctcccctggcTGACGCCACCCTGAATTTGGAAACCAGAACCCGGGTGCTctgtcttctcctcctcttcaatGCTGGGACTCAGCCAAGAGCTTCGGATGATCTTCCTTCATGCCCGGGGCCGTTCTAATCCAAAAATGGGAGCCTATGGCAGCTGCTTCCCAGCTGTTTTGTCTTGGGGACCACCCGGTCCTGCCTCACTCAGGCATGTGGTCCCAGCCTTCCataccctctcctccccacctcacGTCTTAGAGGTTAACATGCGGAGACCTGAACTGTACCCTTTTCGGAGGGGATTTGGGGCCACTTGGGGTAAAGAGAGGTGGGGCTGTGACATGGAGCTGCCACCACCCTGTGGGAACTAGTCGATGAGCGTGATTTGGGGGAGACGGCAATGAGTGCtggcttgaagcaagatctttattctctgctcaggaactgaacctgggcagcctgggtgaaaaccaggaatcctatcCACTAGACGTGCCAGAAgctagaagcagaattgccctgattcttgtgccttgttgaaagcaagaatatttCAAGGCGTCAAAGACTGTAAAAATAGGTATAAATTTATTAGAAACAGTTCCAATGtgtgggagagcacagaaatacagTCTTAGTCTATTTACCTAAGGCAGAAATAAAGCCGTAATACACACCCCAAGGAGAAGTGAGGGTGCAGGTGTCTCCCTGAATGAGGAGTGTGACAGGGAGGTGATTTCACTTACTTATATAGGACGGTGCTTCTGGGTCTTTGGCTTCCTTTGGCCAGTTACCTTGTTTTATGTTTCACACCTGACCAGGTCTAGGGCCCTCCCCTGATCTgcatgcacatcttttggccaagatggatcgAAAGCATAGCACAGCGAGGAGGTTATccagacttattatggcctggcacgTCTCCTTTTCTGACGCAGGTCTCTCTGCACATGCGTCGTTGGCTTCTCCCTGATCCTGAGGGTAGGGAGTACGGGACTTCTTTGTTCTGTCCAGGCAGGGCTCAGCCTCTCTTTTGACCCTGTCGTTACAATTGTTGAACAGTTtacagaagacaagtaccagttatttgccttaTGCCTGTTGCCTGTTATTTCTGTGTCGAAGCATAGATTGGTGGCTGATTGTAAAGGTTTATCTTGGAATCCACCTCTCTCCTGCCCCAAGAAGTGTAAATAAGAGGCTAGTtggagcccatctatctcctgcctcaaggGGACTCTCCTTTCCTGTAACCCCAGAAAAATAGCTCCAGCATGGAAATGTCTAGAAGGAGTTGAGATCTCTAGTTTTACCACATTGATACTGTTAGGAAGTCCTCATTCCCTGAGGAATTCAGGAGAATTAGCCAGAAACCCAGTCTGGAACTCTCACTTTGGGGAGACCTGTAGCCAGGTAGCCAATTGTCTCCTTTTATCTAAGTAGGTTTGCATTTCCGATGTGGTATTAACAGAGACACAACAGGAGCCATTGGCCAGTacacagctcctttttttttttttttttctgctaatgtCTGATCTAAAGCAATTTCATtgtcttaaaaattaataattgcaAGAGGATACCttgaaaccatgaggttgcagcaaCGGCTGTCAGCCAATATTGCTTTAAGAATGGCTATTGGCAGCCCGGATCTGACACAGCTCAGAAAACTCAAGTTCCCAGCAATACAAGGACTTGTCTGAAATCAACAGTCATAATGCCACTTAGcattattttgggttttgttttgttttatttccttttgtcttttgtccttttagggctgcatccacggcatatggaggttcccagactagggctctaatcagagctgttgctgctggcctacaccggagccatagcaatgccagatccgagccgtgtctgtgacctacaccacagctcacggcaaccctggatccttaacccactgagcgaggcctgggattgaacccaccacctcattgttcctatgcggattcgtttccgctgagccctgatgggaactccagcattactgtggtttttcaaaaattttaaaatatttttatttttctattatagtcaatttacaatattctgtcaatttctgctgtacagcaaaatgactcagtcatatataaatgtatatatatatacattctttttctcacattaccttcatcatgttccatcacaagtgactagatgtagttccctgggctgtatgTACAGCAGCACTTAGCATTACTTAGTAGCTGTGGTCTGAACCATGGCGActccattttgacttttttttttgtctttttgccattttcttgggctgctcccgtggcatatggaggttcccaggctaggggtcgaatcggagttgtagccgctagCCCAcgcccagagccacaggaacgagggatccgagccgcatctgcaacctataccacagctcacagcaacaccggatccttaacccactgagcaaggccagggatggaacctgcaacctcatggttcctagttggattcattaaccactgagccatgatgggaactcctccattttgaCTTTTAATAGTGTTTTTCCTTAATGTCCCGAGCCGATATCACTGTTAatgattttactgtttttctagatacgaggagatgcaagaattaggCTCATAAAATcatttcctgaaaatatctaactatccgAAGATCTGTCTGCcccttttcccagagcacagacagCCTCACTCCTGATCACTGCCCTGAgctctttcagggggtgttgagggtggGCAGCTGCAGGGGCTCATGACGCAATCCACGTAGAGGCGGATGGCAAGTGCCATCTCCAGGTCACAGGGCTCCCCCAGGGTCATACATTCCACCATAGTTTTGGGCAGCATTTCATGACCATTTTGTCCTCTGGTACTAGGACTGCTCATTGCCAGGTGTGGCAAAGAGTTCATTGACAGGCCACTGAATGTGCTATGGCTGGACCGGGCCTTATTAATAGTCGCCAAGTCTCTGGACCACCCGTCTTACTAGTCTGTTAGGATCCAGGAAGATATTCCctcttgttgcttcttcccataGCAAGAGTCACACCGTTGTAGTCATTGGTCTGGTAAAGAACTGTGtatgtgggagttctcattgtggtgcaggggcaacaaatccgactagcaaccatgaggtttcaggtttgatccctggccttgctcagtgggttaaggatctggtgttgccacgtgctgtggtgtaggtcacagacacggctcagctcctgccttgctgtggctgtggtgtaggccggctgctgcagctccgatttgacacctagcctgggaatctccatatgctgcgagtatggccctaaaaagcaagaacaaacaaGTACCGAGACAGTTttggctgaaagaaaaaaaaaaagaagcgtttattgctttgccaggcaaaggaggccacagcaagctTTAAAGACTGCTTTAATTCTTCCctgggaagaattgcagggagttttatagtaaaaaggagaagaacaggctttcagataggaatcaggattggggcagacatgcattcttctttctttggggtaATCTTGGTCACTGACGCTGGCGTCAGGAGGTCTTGGCCTGATCTCAACGGTGGTCtcctgggttattgcctagaatgacagtacttgcaaaaagggcgaATTGACCAGAGATtggaacaaactaggaaagttcctgaaaaacaatctttaacccacaggcaattgtgctcagggtgcttAAATCTTTAGCTTATGAATGATTAtatttagggtgcaattaagccagggagaagcccAAAGAAGGAcgctaagctgttcagttttaaagtcttcatttctaaaagaagcttAAGGAATTGCCTGTGTCATTCATTATGTGTCTCCCTTGAGAGggacccaggaccctgccccGAGGCTGTACTATTATCTCCTGACTATTcgcctggtctctgcatccccttccttccctgctcagcaactgtctgaacctgccccttggaactcagggaaggtcatggaggctgaaggaggcccatttcctaaaaccaagaaatgggggacccagaaaggctgttgtgcccaggagccccacagagccctgctcGGTTACAAGTTAAGCACTGAAAATCTGAGGATTCTCTTCACTATAGGCTAGGCCAGGACAACAGACTTCTGTACCTTTTAAGAATCACAAGATCCATTTCCATTCTTTGAAAAcgttttattattaaaatgtccagcGAACACAGATATACAGGGGTACCAGCCCTCCCATCTTAAATACCAGGTAGCTTCAGCCTTGGCAGGCATGGGACACATGCCTTGGCAACTTGTGTTGGCTTGTTACACATCCTTGTCAAATCTCAGGGGGTCTTGTGCTGGGGATGGAGGAAGCTCAGACAGCATGGTCGCAGGTAAAAGACCTCCCCAGTTGCGATACAAATCCCTGCATACAAGAGAGGGCCAGTGTGGGCTGCAGGTTTTGCCACCTCTGATTCTGGTTGCACCCTCTACACCTGCCATGTCGGCGGGCTGGGATCACAGCGTGCTGCATGTGCCCATCTGGACCACACAGGGGACAATGCACATGGCATGGCCATTTAAGGACAGGCTGAGTAATACGGGGCCAGCGATTAGCCTCCTCCTTGGGCAAGGATTACCATCGAGAAGTTTTCCTCTTTTGGATTCTTGTTCTAAGATAAGGATATAGAGGAGGTTTGGAGGAAaaagttgagagaaaaaaaatttttgaaccCCATTCctgaagcccttttttttttttttttttgctttttaggggctcacccacagcatatagaagttcccaggctaggggtcaaatcggaggggtagccgctgacctacgccacagccacagccacgtcagatctgagacacatctgcgacctataccacagctcacggcaacgtcgtatccttaacccactgagcgaggccagggatcgaacctgtgtcctcatggatgcttgtcagattttccgctgagccaccatgggaaatccCTGAAGCCCTTTTTGTATTCATGCGCATTCAAGCCCTAAAATCTCCAAGCCATTCTCTGAATTTTCCAGCTCCTCCCAGCTCTGATTCTTCTTCATTGTGCTTTCCCAGGCCATTTTCTCTCTGTCACAGTGTTTCCAGAGTACATACCCAGGTGAAGGGGAGAGGCTAGGAAGCTTGGGAAAAGCTACAGGCCAGGGGCTAAGAGGCTGACAACTGGGGACAGCGAAGTTCATGGGGACACTGTGAACACAAATAAAAGACATGAAGAACACAAATAAAAGAAGACCAAAGAACCACAGATcaccaaactgaaaagcaaagtgaTTGGGCCAATAAGGTCTAGGGATAAGAGAACGCAGGAGAAAAGGGGTAGGGAAGGCAGGGCTTCACTAAGAAAGACACTGGATAGGGACGCAGAATAGTGGAGGGTGGTTAGCTTTATCCGCATACTCTTCCTGGCTACAGGTGAGTTCCGAGCTTTGCATGCTGGGAAAGTCAGCAGACTCCTCACTGGGGCAATGACAAAACCAGGGTGGGGGTCTAAaggtgacttttctttttcccgaaatcaaaggaaatcaagaaaataaggcCTAGGCCTGAGCGGGTCTATTCTTATAACTCAATCTCTGCCCTCAATAAATTGAGGACTCCTCTCACATTCAGCTCTGGTAATTATTAAGTAAGTTCTTTGAGTTAAGTAAGCTGGCTGCTTACCTCTCTAATATAACAGAACGTTCTCTCTGCAGCAGGAGAAAGGCAGGAACTTGGCACACCGTTCGGTGCTATTGTCTGCAACCTCTACTCTCAAAAGCATCCCAGTCTGGAGCtcccgcagtggctcagtggttaacgaatccgactaggaaccacgaggttgcaggttcgatccctggccttgctcagtgggttaacgatccagcgttgccgcgagctgtggtgtaggtcgcagaggtggctcggatcccacattgctggggctctggcggaggtcggcagctacagctcctattcgacccctatcctgggaacctccatatgccacaggagcaacccaagaaaatagcaaaaagaccaaaaaaaaaagcgcaTCCCAgtccaagaaaatatttatgatttatatACTGGCTCATACCGTCCCAAACAGAGAAGGTTCTTGGCTTAGCAGTGCCCTGGGTCAGGTATCagcaaaaaattttttccaaaggcTCAGAGAGTAGGTGAAATCTGTTTCTTAGAAACTATTCAACTGCTTTTTGTAATGTGaaaacagccacagacaataGACATAGCACTATAGATGCGTAACTAGGCATGGCTCATACCAAAACAGGTGGCAGGCTGGATTGGATCTGCAGGCGCTTGTTTGCCAACTGCTAGTCTATATCATAATGACTCCATATGCCCGCTCTCTTGAGAGTCAGCCTCGCTGTTGTATGACAGACTTCCTTCGCTTTTCAAGGGAGTGCCAAGAACTGGTGAGAACAGGTGGGAGATGGAGGGTAGGGTGAAGGAAGCAGAAAGAACCTTACATTAACAACCAGGTCcctggcatccatgagaaggGAGCCTCCAGCTTTTGTTCCATTCTCCATCAATATCTGACTACAAAAGGGGAAAACAAGTAGCCCCAAATGCCCTGAAAGCATACATGTCAGGAGCATTAAAAGAGCATTCCCAGACAGAGCTGGGGTCCTCAAGGAAATGGGCATTATATATAAGACGAGGATGGAGACCctaaaacagacacaaaaggatTGATGCCAGGGaaaagtggccaaaaaagaaagacaagctgggggagttcccgtcgtggcacagtggttaacgaatccgactaggaaccatgaggttgcgggttcggtccctgcccttgctcagtggattaacgatccggcgttgctgtgagctgtggtgtaggttgcagacgcggctcggaccccgcgttgctgtggctctggcctaggctggtgactacagctccgattcgacccctagcctgggaacctccatatgccgcgggagcagcccaagaaatagcaacaacaacaaaaaaaaaagacaaaagacaaaagacaaaaaaaaaaaaagaaagacaagctgGGGAGAAGGCCAGGCATGAAACCCGTGAAGTCCTTTACAACTTGAAGGGAAAAAGGCGTTCCCACTCAAAAATGACTCGTCTTGAGCCACAAGGTTTGGACAGCATCCGTGTGGTCAGCCTTTCTGGGTGGTTCACTTAGAGAAAAGGCCGAGGCCACCACATCGCATTGTACCTGGGGCACACAAGTCAGACCTAACAGCATCTTCTAAGAGGACAGCAAAGGTCTATGTCAATACATGTCTTCTGCTTTCTTTGATTTCCTAACACTCCACGCTGGGTTTCAAAGCAGAGACCACAGTTTTCCCATGGCACACTCCCCATTTAGCATCCTTGAAACACTGCTGCTTGCTTTGGGTGATACAGGTAGAAACTGTCTGAAAAAGACACCTGGAACATAAGGCAGCCCAGATTCTGAACCATCTGCGGAGGACAGTGGAGATGTGGCAACGATGAGTGGATAGGTATGAAATGAAGGGACATCCTAAGAAACATcctgagaataaagaaaaatgctcGCTGAGGGCAGGATGTAACAGAGTGAGCGACTATAAGAAACGGCAGAGAGAATACTGGGTCTCTGTCCTGTTAAACTTCATCCCTCCACAGTCCAACAAAGGGCTCCAGCATCTTCTGCCTGACCTCAGTACTGGAATATCAGACTTACCTTTGACTTTTAGCCCTCTCCGCTCTTCCAAAATAAAAGATCCTTTCTAGTATTCCTTGGCTTGCTTAACTCCTGTGACTTTAGAAAAGCCCTTCCCTGTATTTCTCCTCACCTTTCAGTAGCTTTTCTACCAAATCCAACGTAGCAGCTGAGCTGTCCATGCACATATATTCACGAAGGCTCTGGCCCCAAGTACTATGAGCAGCCCCAAGATGTCAAAAGCTATATTGCCAGTTCTCATGACAAAGAGTCGTTTCTACAAGAAACCCCTTTGTCCCCAACCCACCCTTGGAGAAACAGACTGCTATGTTAAAATAGTTGGAAAAACTaagaatgttcttttcttttctttttttggtctttttagggctgcacccaaggcatatggaggttcccaggctaggggtggaactggagctgtagccaccggcctacaccacagtcacagtaacttgggatctgtgccatgtctgcaaactacaccacagctcgaggcaaccccgaatcattaacccactgagcgaggccagggatcgaacctgcaacctcatggatactagtcagattcgtttccactgagccacgacgggaactccccaacaatgttattttcttatttcatttacaaCTTCTTAAAAAAAGGCAGGTTCAAAGAACTATTTGTACACAAAAAAGTTTTGGTGATATATAAAACCTAAGACTAAATTCCTTTACCTTTTATCCTTCTAAACAT
Above is a genomic segment from Phacochoerus africanus isolate WHEZ1 chromosome 7, ROS_Pafr_v1, whole genome shotgun sequence containing:
- the LOC125131631 gene encoding zinc transporter ZIP2-like, which codes for MVECMTLGEPCDLEMALAIRLYVDCVMSPCSCPPSTPPERAQGSDQEIEPLLRVKIGCLFALLVLSLVCGLIPTCFRWSQAETVTGRHRRILSLLGCTSAGVFLGAGFMHVIAEALEGNESEIQRLVIQCGSPSGLDMVKVS